The sequence CACACTTCCAGCAGCTTGACGAAGGGTTCGGATTCGATCTGGGCGTCCAGCTCCGGCGCACGCTCGATCAAGTCGGCGAGCATCGCGGTGAGGATCTGCTCGAAGTCGAGCGGCTCGATGACCTCCGGCGGCGCGACCAGGGCGAGGTTGATGGCGGTGAACTGGCTCATGCGATCGCTCCGAGGTTAAGCGGCACACGCAGGCTGAGCGGCTCATTTACGTCTGCGCGGGTGCCTTCGATGTCGAGCACCACCTGCCCTGGTTGCTCGCCCAGGAACAACTGCACCCGGCTCAGACGGATGCGCGGCTCCCAGCGCAGCAGCGCCATGGCGGTGGCGGCATAGGCCTTCAACCGCGTGCTGTCGTTAGTCGGCCAGTCGATGAGGTCCGGCAGTTGGCTGCCGTATTCGCGGCGCATGATGCGCGTGCCGATCGGGGTGGTGAGGATGTCGGCGATGGACTGCGCCAGGTGGGCGTTGCCCTCGAGGGCGCGGCCAGTGGTGGCAGACATGCCGATCATTGCGGCTCCCCCGTGTTGCTCGGGCCGCTCTGGACGCCGCTGTGAACGTGCTTGACTAGGCTGATGCCCGCTGCAACCACGTCATCGCTAACCGTTACCCGTCCGGTGATGACCACGTTTCCAAGGATGCTGACGCCACCGGGTGCGGCGAGCTGCGCCTTGCCGCCATCTGGCAGTGTGGCGCTCAGCGTATGGCTTGCGTGGTCGTAATCGATCACAGCCCCGTCCGGATAGGTCCGGCGGCGCACGGTGGCGCTATTCGACGGCGCCGGACGTTGCTGTGAGTAGAGGCCGACCAGGGCCAC is a genomic window of Stutzerimonas stutzeri containing:
- a CDS encoding phage baseplate assembly protein V; translation: MVAMNITDLIRRLDNLIRLGTIVAVDHEAARCTVTSGGLTVPNLPWLALRAGSSSDWDPPTVGEQCILFSPSGEPAQGVALVGLYSQQRPAPSNSATVRRRTYPDGAVIDYDHASHTLSATLPDGGKAQLAAPGGVSILGNVVITGRVTVSDDVVAAGISLVKHVHSGVQSGPSNTGEPQ
- a CDS encoding GPW/gp25 family protein translates to MIGMSATTGRALEGNAHLAQSIADILTTPIGTRIMRREYGSQLPDLIDWPTNDSTRLKAYAATAMALLRWEPRIRLSRVQLFLGEQPGQVVLDIEGTRADVNEPLSLRVPLNLGAIA